A window from Anoplolepis gracilipes chromosome 15, ASM4749672v1, whole genome shotgun sequence encodes these proteins:
- the LOC140674001 gene encoding F-box only protein 21-like isoform X2 codes for MATIMCLSKEVIANILAYKDITIEDIINFRCVCKKFQNVAKYNSFKEKKFLQRWPTARKHFDKQFKNNEQKESEENKQKNKKCVNFMETGIKFAKELRNFMPPQIEKYFKDISISNLAHFSYVFHVDENLLKLLLKRENDIKMYFYFDEIKNLLTQFSRKTVYDLTEKYYIVQFSNCLMQRMLRMKMEKFEEQPHKVQLLEKSATIMAQKLQSERNVLYSSIIASLHSIAIGVLSNLREKHPDHSIFSTSAENFSYWENNNIDDNYWNETEGMQIIHTLEEYIFGKLNFRRNKSENTEWKTQLKYKCIDYVLEHKYGQEIILFIIYHSVARRLGLRCDIISGYSDNRICLFWQPSYATNSLENVRCFRINSNKFPDCFIKQEPFKRFEVITAKKMQDILLFLIQFDDEYSWKMYSPNSLEYRINTSFHWDMNLKDWSTSLKKIGPHCTFNLTMISDERWVPNIRSEDIKFAVGMIVTHSNQSTDCPAGVIIGWHRYEARFSVKVSVEDRRYNPNIYPLKICSDTKKKQTYYFILTENDEMCYVEEDAITLTTPKWIVNSEIGRYFNKFEGTHYVPNKALAKRFPLDAAVTANVTATETKSQT; via the exons ATGGCCTACTGCGAGAAAACATTTTGATAagcagtttaaaaataatgaacagAAAGAGTCTGaagaaaataaacagaaaaataaaaaatgtgtaaactTTATGGAAACAGGCATTAAGTTTGCAAAAGAATTACGGAATTTCATGCCACCACAAattgaaaagtattttaagGATATATCAATCAGTAATTTAGCACACTTCAGTTACGTATTTCACGtagatgaaaatttattgaaattacttTTGAAGCgtgaaaatgatataaaaatgtatttctattTTGATGAGATTAAAAACTTGCTGACTCAATTTTCACG aaaaactGTTTACGATTTaacggaaaaatattacattgtacAATTCTCTAACTGTCTGATGCAACGTATGCTGAGgatgaaaatggaaaaatttgaaGAGCAACCTCACAAAGTGCAACTATTGGAAAAAAGTGCGACTATTATGGCACAAAAATTACAATCTGAAAGAAATGTACTTTACTCATCCATAATAGCGTCACTACATAGTATAGCAATAGGCGTATTGAGTAACCTGAGAGAGAAACATCCCGATCATTCGATATTCTCGACGTCCGCTGAAAATTTTTCCTATtgggaaaataataatatcgacgataATTATTGGAACGAAACAGAAGGAATGCAGATCATACATACGCtggaagaatatatattcggcaaattaaattttcgacGAAACAAATCGGAAAACACAGAGTGgaaaacacaattaaaatacaaatgtatagaTTAT GTTTTAGAACATAAATATGgccaagaaataattttatttataatatatcatagcGTGGCCAGAAGACTTGGTCTACGTTGCGATATAATAAGCGGATATTCCGATAATCGTATCTGTCTATTTTGGCAACCAAGTTA TGCTACAAATAGTTTAGAAAATGTAAGatgttttagaataaattctaACAAATTCCCTGATTGTTTTATCAAGCAGGAGCCATTTAAAAGATTTGAAGTAATAACAGCTAAAAAG ATGCAAGATATACTTTTGTTTTTGATCCAGTTTGATGATGAATATTCGTGGAAAATGTATTCACCAAATTCGCTGGAATACCGCATAAATACTAGTTTCCACTGGGatatgaatttaaaagattggagtacgagtttaaaaaaaattggaccACACTGTACT TTTAACCTAACAATGATAAGTGATGAAAGATGGGTGCCGAATATAAGATCAGAAGACATAAAATTTGCAGTTGGAATGATTGTCACACATTCTAATCAATCTACAGACTGTCCTGCAGGTGTGATAATTGGATGGCATCGATATGAGGCCAGATTTTCGGTTAAAGTGTCTGTAGAAGATAGAAGATATAATCCTAACATTTATCCTTTGAAGATCTGTAGtgatacaaagaaaaaacaaacatattattttattcttaccgAAAATGATGAAATGTGTTACGTGGAAGAAG ACGCTATAACTTTAACAACGCCAAAATGGATTGTAAATAGTGAAATAGGTcgttactttaataaattcgaAGGCACGCATTACGTACCAAACAAAGCGCTGGCAAAACGTTTCCCGCTGGATGCCGCTGTAACTGCCAATGTAACTGCAACAGAAACAAAGTCACAAACTTAA
- the LOC140674002 gene encoding uncharacterized protein yields the protein MATITCLPEEMIHIILGYKDITIEDIINFTCVCKKFQHVAKYNNFKEKKYLQRWPITRKHYDKLINKQKNEQNGSEENEQNKIKISKVFFIETGINCKRHLQNFMPQQIQKYYSKDILISNLSFTDIFELGEEFEKINLREVNLKPDDDIKISFYVEELRNLYFQKYLLIDSDTFDLMEMYHNVQLYRYLHQHQLNAKISKFQQLPNDKMLFEESATFVARTLQLFPKDVRYESISKSLNNMIEEILNSLREKHPDHSIFSTSAEYFAYWRNNNIDDNHWNKTEGTQIMDTLEEYIFGKLNFRPRKLRNIEWNTYKKHKCIDYVLEHKCGQEILIYVIFHSVARRLGLRCDIISNYFDNDNVDENINNSFFLFWKPSYARNNSENVRCFQINSNTFPNCFIRLQQFETFEIITANEMMDILSFDTIYFDPSDYELRHANITTDLINLNSIMSFNSWSRTFINEINTHYIVSLVMVNDERWVPNARSEEIKFAVGMIVTHSNESTDCPAGVIIGWHRYEGRFSVKIVRKDRRYNPNIYPLKICSDIKKKQTRYFILTENDEMCYVEEDTISLTTPKSIVNSEIGRYFNKFEDTHYVPNKALAKRFPLDAAVTATVTAIETKSQT from the exons atGGCTACGATAACATGCTTACCAGAAGAGATGATACATATTATTCTTGGATACAAAGATATCACAATTGaagatattattaactttacaTGCGTGTGCAAGAAATTTCAACACGTAGCCAAATACAAcaattttaaggaaaaaaagtatcttcagag ATGGCCTATTACGAGAAAACATTATGACAAGCTGataaataaacagaaaaatgaACAGAATGGATCTGAAGAGAATGAacagaacaaaataaaaatttccaaagTATTCTTTATAGAAACAGGCATTAATTGTAAGAGACACTTACAGAATTTCATGCCAcaacaaattcaaaaatattattctaaggATATATTAATCAGTAATTTATCGTTCACTGACATATTTGAGTTAGGTGAAGAATTTGAGAAGATTAATTTAAGAGAAGTAAATTTGAAGCCTGacgatgatataaaaatttctttctatgTTGAAGAGCTTCGAAACTTATACTTTCAAAAATACTTAct AATAGACTCAGATACTTTCGATCTAATGGAAATGTATCACAATGTACAACTGTATAGATATCTGCACCAACATCAactaaatgcaaaaatatcaaaatttcaacaaCTACCTAATGACAAAATGCTTTTCGAAGAAAGTGCTACCTTTGTAGCACGCACGTTACAACTGTTTCCAAAGGATGTACGGTACGAGTCCATATCAAAGTCACTAAATAATATGATAGAAGAGATATTGAATAGCCTCAGAGAGAAACATCCCGATCATTCGATATTTTCGACGTCCGCTGAATATTTTGCCTATTGGAGAAACAACAATATCGACGATAATCATTGGAATAAAACAGAAGGAACACAGATTATGGACACACTcgaggaatatatatttggcaaattaaattttcggccaaggaaattaagaaatatagagtggaatacatacaaaaaacataaatgtatagaTTAT GTTTTAGAACATAAATGTGgtcaagaaatattaatatatgtaatatttcacaGCGTGGCCAGAAGACTTGGTCTACGTTGTGATATAATATCCAATTATTTTGACAATGATAATGTtgacgaaaatataaataatagtttctttctattttgGAAACCAAGTTA TGCCAGGAATAATTCAGAAAATGTAAGatgttttcaaattaattctaaCACATTCCCAAATTGTTTTATCAGGCTACAGCAATTTGaaacatttgaaataataacagCTAATGAG atGATGGATATACTCTCCTTTGATACCATTTATTTTGATCCATCCGACTACGAGCTGCGTCATGCAAATATAACGACTGACCTCATAAATTTAAACTCGATTATGAGCTTCAACAGTTGGAGTAGgacatttataaatgaaattaatacacACTATATT GTCAGCCTAGTGATGGTAAATGATGAAAGATGGGTGCCAAATGCAAGAtcagaagaaataaaatttgcagttGGAATGATTGTCACACATTCTAATGAATCTACAGACTGTCCTGCAGGTGTGATAATTGGATGGCATCGATATGAGGGCAGATTTTCGGTTAAAATCGTTAGAAAAGATAGAAGATATAATCCTAATATTTATCCGTTGAAGATCTGTAgtgatataaagaaaaaacaaacacGTTACTTTATTCTTACCGAAAATGATGAAATGTGTTACGTGGAAGAAG ACACTATAAGTTTAACAACGCCGAAATCGATCGTAAATAGTGAAATAGGTcgttactttaataaattcgaAGACACGCATTACGTACCAAACAAAGCGCTGGCAAAACGTTTCCCGCTGGATGCTGCTGTAACTGCCACTGTAACTGCAATAGAAACAAAATCACAAACTTAA